GCGCGCGATCCCCTACGGGCTGATGGCGCTCGGGATCGCGATCTACGTGCCGGTCTCGGCGGTCTTTCCCCACTTCCCCGACAACTTCTCGAACCCGGTCTTCGACGTGGCGTGGCGCTTCGGAGGCGCCGGGTACTGGCCCTACAGCCTCGGGTGGCTCCTTGGCCTGGAGGGGCTCGGGTCCGCGATCCCCTACCTCGGGAGCGCCGTCGGCCTGGTTCTTCTCCTGCTCTGGCGCTCCGAGCCGGGACCTCGCGCGCGTCGCCTGGCTCTGACGGCGGGGGCGCTCGCCGTCGTGGTGGTCGTCCTGGGCGCGTACTGGGGGATGCTGGCCTACCGGAGACAGCCGGTGCCGGAGCGGTTCCTGGGCTGGATGGAACAGATCTACGAGCCGCGACACGCCGGCATGTCGCTCGCGAAGATTACGCGCCGGATCGGACCCGCGCCGCGTTCGCCTCGGTAGCCGCCGTGGGCCTCAGCGCCGCTTCTCGAGCTCGAGGACGTTCAGGAAGCACCAGCTCGCCGGCGGGTGCAGCCGGTTGTGCAGCCGGTGCAGCGGGAGCGCCGCAGCCGGGGCGACGAAGGTGAGGGCCGAGACGACGGGATAGGTCGGGAAGAGCCCCCAGCGGCGGAGGACCCGGAAGCCGGCCTCGTCGAGCAGCCCCACGAACTCGCCGATGGGACGGTCCCCGGGGTGGCGATCGACCGTCGAGGTGCGTACCAGCTTGCCGGTCAGCAGGAAGGCCAGCCGCGAGGCGAGATGGGCCAGGTTGGGGAGCGACACGAGAGCCCGGCCATCGGGGCGGAGGATGCGCGCCATCTCGGCGATGGCTCGAGGCTGCGCGGCGAGGTCCAGGTGCTCGAGCACGTCCAGGCAAAGTGCGCGGTCGTAGCTCGCGGAGGGGAAGGGGAGGTCCGTGATCTCGGCTCGCACCACGTGCTCCGAGCGGTACGCCGCGTCCACGCCGACGATGTCGTAGCCCTTGGCGCGATATTCCTCGACGAGCAGCCCCTCGCCGCAGCCCAGGTCGGCGATGCGCGTCCCCGGGGGCAGCTCGCCGAGCAGGCGGCGTACGAGCGCCATCTTCTCCACGTAGACCGGGTAGTAGCGCCAGCTCGGGTCCAGGGCGCGATGGTAGTCCCCCTTCTCGGCGTACTCTCCGGCCGGCTCGGATGCGGGCTTATGCTCCACGACGCGAGGCTCCTTGGGCCACCGGCGGCGCCGAGCGGGCGGAGCGCGGGGGCCCCCTCTCATAAACCAGAGGCCGCCTTTCCGCAAAGAGGGGCGACGAAGACGGGCTCCACCAGGTGGGACTCGCGCGGGCGCCAGGCCCGGCCGCTAGGCATTGCGCTCCCGCACGCCCTGAACTACCGTCCGCCCGAAAAAACGACTCGCCGCAGCCCATCCCCGAACCACACGATCACCACACGAGCGAAGACGCGATGGCTGAATCCACGGACAAGGACGCGGTAGGGCTCCGTGCGGGTGCGCCGGCCACCGGGCTGCACCGACTGCTGACCCGCGAGGCGCTCCTGCAGTTGGGGCTGCACCTCGCGTGCGTGGCCCTGCTGGTCGGGCTGGCCCTCTGGCTGCGCTGGCCGGTCACCAAGACCGCCGACGGTTTCCGGAACGAGGACGTCGCCGGGATCACCTACAACGCCGATCTCCTGCGCCACGGCAAGGTGCCGCTCAAGGACAGCCTCGAGATAAAGGCTCCCGGCTCGTTCTTCGTCACCTGGGCGGTCTGGGCCATCTGGGGTCGGTCGATGGTGGTGCTCGAGTGCTTCGGCATCGCGCTCGCCATCCTGGCCGGGCTCGGGGTCTTCTTCACCGCGCGCGTGATGTTCGGCCTGGGGTCGGCCTTCGTCGCGGGGCTCATCTACACCATCTGGTCCCCGATCACCGACAGCCTGACGGTGAACTACAACAGCTGGATGATCGCGCCCTATGTCTGGGCTACGGGTCTGTTCGTCCTCGGGCTGAAGCGTGGTTCGCTCGGGTGGCTCGCCGGCGCGGGGGCGCTGCTCAGCTGGTCGGCGCTCTTCAAGCACCAGGGGGCAGCGCTGGTGCCGCTCTTCGCGGGCGTGCTCTTTCTCGGGCCTGCCCTCGAGGCTCCCGTCGGCTGGGCGCGCTTGCCGCGCCTTCGTTCGCTCGTGGCGTTTTTCGGCGGCATCGCGCTCGGCTTCGTGCCCATCGGCCTCTACTACCTGGTGAACGGCGGGCTCAGCGAGTTCGTGCGCACCTTCTTCTTCTCCGAGGCGGGCTGGCGCTACGTCGGGGGCGAGCTGGAGCTGAAGGCCAAGTTCGAACGGATGGAGGACGGCTTCCTCGGCTTCTGGGAGTACATGGCGCTCCCCACGCTCCTCGCGTGCATGACCCTCGCGAGCGCCCCGATCGCGCGTCGCCGTGGGTGGTCGCTCCTCGGCACCCTTCTCGGGGCGCACCTGCTGATGAGCTTTCTGGCGGTGGCGATCGGGTTCCGCTTCTACATGGGCTACTACCTCCAGGCTCTCCCCGCGGCCGCCTGGCTGGCCGCGCACCCGAACGGCCCGCTCCTGCGCTTCGCCCCGCGGGCGACCTGGCCCGACGGGCTCTGGCCGAAGCTGAGCCGCCTCGCGCTCATCTTCTGCCTGGTCCTGGCCTGCCTCCCGCCGCTCATGGCGGACCTGACCGATCTGAAGTCCGTGCGGCGTCACCGCCCGACCTACAACGACTACCAGATCGAGGCGCAGCGGATAGCCAAGTTCATCAAGGACAACAGCGCCCCCACCGACGAGATCTGGGTCTGGGGACGGTGGGCGTGGCCGGTCTACTACCACGCCGAGCGGCTCTCGGCGATCCGCTACTACAAGGTGCTCGGTGTGATCACCACGAACCTCACGAACACCTGGAAGCGGCCCACGGAGATGACCCGCTTCGTGAAGATGGGGCCGTGGCTCGAGATCGCGCAGCAGCTCAAGGCGAAGCGACCGCCCTTCATCGTCGTCTCGAACA
The Deltaproteobacteria bacterium genome window above contains:
- a CDS encoding methyltransferase domain-containing protein — protein: MEHKPASEPAGEYAEKGDYHRALDPSWRYYPVYVEKMALVRRLLGELPPGTRIADLGCGEGLLVEEYRAKGYDIVGVDAAYRSEHVVRAEITDLPFPSASYDRALCLDVLEHLDLAAQPRAIAEMARILRPDGRALVSLPNLAHLASRLAFLLTGKLVRTSTVDRHPGDRPIGEFVGLLDEAGFRVLRRWGLFPTYPVVSALTFVAPAAALPLHRLHNRLHPPASWCFLNVLELEKRR
- a CDS encoding glycosyltransferase family 39 protein; this encodes MAESTDKDAVGLRAGAPATGLHRLLTREALLQLGLHLACVALLVGLALWLRWPVTKTADGFRNEDVAGITYNADLLRHGKVPLKDSLEIKAPGSFFVTWAVWAIWGRSMVVLECFGIALAILAGLGVFFTARVMFGLGSAFVAGLIYTIWSPITDSLTVNYNSWMIAPYVWATGLFVLGLKRGSLGWLAGAGALLSWSALFKHQGAALVPLFAGVLFLGPALEAPVGWARLPRLRSLVAFFGGIALGFVPIGLYYLVNGGLSEFVRTFFFSEAGWRYVGGELELKAKFERMEDGFLGFWEYMALPTLLACMTLASAPIARRRGWSLLGTLLGAHLLMSFLAVAIGFRFYMGYYLQALPAAAWLAAHPNGPLLRFAPRATWPDGLWPKLSRLALIFCLVLACLPPLMADLTDLKSVRRHRPTYNDYQIEAQRIAKFIKDNSAPTDEIWVWGRWAWPVYYHAERLSAIRYYKVLGVITTNLTNTWKRPTEMTRFVKMGPWLEIAQQLKAKRPPFIVVSNNESLFGYDLFLKFVWSDYAAVPGVPTQAFNFYYRKDFKLKTVTPPPPAPPPPPAAPGVKADGRRVSRGLTTVPGSELRRVRPAGDPTPAVKRQRDEVKARLEKRRREKKPEAPTTPPTKKAL